In Alosa alosa isolate M-15738 ecotype Scorff River chromosome 19, AALO_Geno_1.1, whole genome shotgun sequence, a genomic segment contains:
- the c19h1orf115 gene encoding uncharacterized protein C1orf115 homolog: MPSRKRIKIKRKAQSKSEDRSRIIECVEDQDEEPRATDHSLEQHNVKNVSNGPDSKSKTGGEKCSKEVHFAFLPDKYEQLKEEIDTSKVKSNEEEFEKRRQKYKQIRKNVGKAVRFSWKCLVVGLQTFASVYSTPLSAASTIIPEMNRAHPRS; the protein is encoded by the exons ATGCCTTCGAGAAAGCGTATCAAAATTAAAAGGAAAGCTCAATCTAAATCAGAAGATCGTTCAAGAATAATTGAATGTGTCGAGGACCAGGACGAGGAGCCAAGGGCGACAGACCATTCGCTTGAGCAGCACAATGTAAAAAACGTGTCCAATGGTCCCGACAGTAAATCCAAAACTGGCGGAGAGAAATGTTCTAAAGAAGTTCACTTCGCTTTCCTTCCAGACAAATACGAACAGCTTAAAGAGGAAATTGACACCAGTAAAGTAAAGTCAAATGAAGAGGAATTTGAGAAAAGACGGCAGAAGTACAAACAAATCCGAAAG AATGTGGGGAAGGCGGTGCGGTTCAGCTGGAAGTGTCTGGTCGTGGGCCTGCAGACTTTCGCCTCCGTCTACTCCACCCCTCTGTCTGCTGCCTCCACCATCATCCCAGAGATGAACCGCGCCCACCCAAGATCCTGA